A region from the Clostridium beijerinckii genome encodes:
- a CDS encoding 1,4-dihydroxy-2-naphthoate polyprenyltransferase: MSINKFFQLVEIRTKLASFIPLSLGSVYTIYRYKSFNLSNFIIMFISLTAFDMATTAINNYIDNAKAKNNSTNSNLIAEYGVNESKVLLIIFTLLTIATIAGIMLTLNTNIVVLFLGVISFIVGIFYTFGPIPISRMPLGELFSGFFEGFLLIFLSVYIHIYDTNIISFTYQNNILNVGINVFEVLSIFLVSIPAIVGIANIMLANNICDLEEDIQNNRFTLPYYLGKPMALNLFKFLYYIGYADIVVLVALKMLPLASLLILLTFFIVNKNIKLFEDRPIKSENFVLSVKNFMFINATQVVIVGIIAMISH, translated from the coding sequence TTGTCAATAAATAAATTTTTTCAATTAGTAGAAATAAGAACCAAGCTAGCAAGTTTTATTCCGCTTTCTTTAGGCTCAGTCTACACTATATATAGATATAAGAGCTTTAATTTAAGCAATTTTATAATAATGTTTATTTCATTAACTGCGTTTGACATGGCTACTACGGCAATAAACAATTATATTGATAATGCAAAAGCAAAAAATAATTCAACAAATAGTAATTTAATTGCTGAATATGGTGTAAATGAATCGAAAGTATTACTTATAATTTTTACATTACTGACAATTGCAACTATAGCTGGAATTATGCTGACCTTGAATACGAATATAGTGGTTTTATTCCTAGGGGTTATTTCTTTCATTGTAGGGATATTTTATACCTTTGGTCCTATTCCAATTTCAAGAATGCCACTAGGAGAATTATTTTCTGGATTTTTTGAGGGTTTTTTACTTATATTTTTGTCAGTATACATTCACATTTATGACACTAATATAATATCTTTTACATACCAAAATAATATTCTAAATGTTGGTATTAATGTGTTTGAAGTTCTTTCTATTTTTCTAGTGTCCATACCTGCGATAGTAGGGATAGCAAACATAATGCTTGCTAATAATATTTGTGATTTAGAAGAAGACATTCAAAATAACAGATTTACTTTACCATATTATTTAGGAAAGCCAATGGCTTTAAATCTTTTTAAATTTCTATATTATATTGGGTATGCAGATATAGTAGTGCTTGTAGCATTAAAAATGCTTCCATTGGCCTCATTGCTTATACTTTTAACATTTTTTATAGTAAATAAAAATATTAAGTTATTTGAAGATAGGCCAATTAAAAGTGAAAATTTCGTCCTATCTGTAAAGAATTTCATGTTCATAAATGCGACACAAGTGGTTATAGTAGGGATTATTGCTATGATATCACATTAA
- the hydF gene encoding [FeFe] hydrogenase H-cluster maturation GTPase HydF has product MSLNTTPSGERVHIALFGMTNAGKSSIINALTNQDISIVSDVKGTTTDPVYKAIEILPIGPCMIIDTAGLDDESELGESRKKKTLEVLSKTNIALVVVDSIIGVTENDTTIINEIKEKKIPMICIFNKADRRSITKEEINNIEKEIGVPVVSVSALNKNGIEELKQKIINEIPDDEDKFKLVGDLISPGDIVVLVTPIDKAAPKGRLILPQQQTIRDIIESDAIAIVTKEHELRETLESLKKKPKLVITDSQVFLKASADTPKDIMLTSFSILQARYKGNLNELVKGAKVLESLEDGDSVLISEGCTHHRQCDDIGTVKIPRWVRQMTGKQINFEYSSGASFTDDIKKYKLIIHCGGCMLNRAAMLSRIDNAVKHDIPIVNYGVLIGYVQGILERALEPFPLAKAIYDGDFI; this is encoded by the coding sequence ATGAGTTTAAATACAACGCCATCTGGAGAAAGAGTACATATTGCCCTGTTTGGAATGACAAACGCCGGCAAATCTAGTATTATAAATGCACTTACAAATCAAGACATTTCCATTGTTTCTGATGTAAAGGGGACAACTACTGACCCTGTTTATAAAGCTATTGAAATCCTTCCTATAGGACCTTGTATGATTATTGATACGGCAGGACTTGATGATGAAAGTGAATTAGGTGAGTCAAGAAAAAAGAAAACCCTTGAAGTTTTATCAAAGACAAATATTGCATTGGTAGTAGTAGACAGTATTATTGGAGTTACTGAAAATGATACAACTATAATAAATGAAATAAAAGAAAAGAAAATACCTATGATTTGTATTTTCAATAAGGCAGATCGAAGAAGTATAACAAAAGAAGAAATAAATAATATTGAGAAGGAAATTGGTGTTCCAGTTGTTTCTGTTTCTGCATTAAACAAAAATGGCATAGAAGAACTTAAGCAAAAAATTATAAATGAAATACCAGACGATGAAGATAAATTCAAGTTAGTAGGAGACCTTATAAGTCCAGGAGATATAGTTGTTCTTGTTACTCCTATTGATAAAGCAGCGCCTAAAGGAAGACTTATTCTTCCACAACAGCAAACAATAAGAGATATAATAGAAAGTGATGCTATAGCCATTGTAACCAAAGAACATGAATTAAGAGAAACCCTTGAAAGTCTAAAGAAAAAACCTAAGCTTGTTATAACAGACTCACAAGTGTTTTTAAAGGCATCAGCAGACACACCTAAAGACATAATGCTTACTTCTTTTTCAATATTACAGGCAAGATATAAAGGCAATCTTAATGAACTTGTAAAAGGTGCTAAAGTGTTAGAAAGTCTGGAAGACGGCGATAGTGTATTGATTTCAGAAGGATGCACTCATCATAGACAGTGCGACGATATTGGAACAGTGAAAATCCCAAGATGGGTAAGACAAATGACTGGAAAACAAATAAATTTTGAATATTCTTCTGGAGCTTCATTTACTGATGATATTAAGAAATATAAGCTTATTATTCACTGCGGGGGATGCATGCTAAATAGAGCAGCCATGCTTTCAAGGATTGATAATGCAGTTAAACATGATATTCCAATTGTTAATTATGGAGTACTTATCGGATATGTCCAAGGGATTTTAGAAAGAGCTCTTGAGCCATTCCCATTGGCAAAAGCAATATATGATGGTGATTTTATTTAA
- a CDS encoding aspartate ammonia-lyase (catalyzes the formation of fumarate from aspartate), whose protein sequence is MDFRLEQDLLGEKNIDNCTYSGINTARALENFDLNGNTVNLNLVKEIALIKKAAAITNKSLKSLTHEKADAIIKASEEIIEGKFDDEFKISAFQGGAGTSTNMNVNEVIANRAIELLGGTKGDYNIVHPLNDVNMSQSTNDVYPSALRIAAIRLIRKLSNSLSSLQEALQMKENEFSDIIKLGRTQLMDALPMTAGQSFGAYSKAIERDRWRIYKVEERLRQINLGGTAIGTGLNATNKYVFMLTDIIQNLTGLGIARSDYPMDITQNCDIFVETSGLLKSCSVNLLKISNDLRLLNSGPRGGIGEMILPNMQAGSTIMPGKINPVIPEMVAQVSLRVIANDSAITMASSMGQLELNAFTPLIAESLLESLELLDRSVTIFKDKCITGLKVNKDRCLENLEKSLVSATALVPHLGYDKASSISKKALATGKTIREILLEEQILPDEIIDKILCPSELIKTNIPGK, encoded by the coding sequence TTGGATTTTAGATTAGAACAAGATTTATTGGGTGAAAAAAATATAGATAACTGTACATACAGTGGAATAAATACAGCCAGGGCCTTGGAAAACTTTGATTTAAATGGCAATACTGTGAATTTAAATCTGGTAAAAGAAATTGCTCTTATAAAAAAGGCAGCCGCAATAACAAATAAAAGCTTAAAATCACTTACTCATGAAAAAGCTGATGCAATAATAAAAGCAAGTGAAGAAATCATAGAAGGAAAATTTGATGATGAATTTAAAATCAGTGCATTTCAAGGTGGAGCTGGTACATCTACCAATATGAATGTAAATGAAGTTATTGCTAACAGGGCAATTGAATTATTAGGTGGTACAAAAGGAGATTACAATATAGTACATCCCCTTAATGATGTCAATATGTCACAATCAACTAATGATGTTTATCCTTCTGCTCTTAGAATTGCTGCAATCAGGTTAATCAGAAAGTTAAGCAATTCTTTGTCTAGTTTACAGGAAGCTCTCCAAATGAAAGAAAATGAGTTCTCAGATATAATAAAACTTGGAAGAACTCAATTAATGGATGCACTGCCAATGACAGCTGGTCAAAGTTTTGGAGCATATTCAAAAGCAATAGAACGGGACAGATGGAGAATATACAAAGTAGAAGAAAGATTAAGACAAATTAACCTTGGAGGTACTGCAATAGGTACAGGATTAAATGCTACAAATAAATATGTATTTATGCTAACAGATATTATTCAGAACCTCACTGGCCTTGGCATCGCAAGATCTGACTATCCTATGGATATCACACAAAACTGTGATATATTTGTAGAAACCTCTGGATTATTAAAATCTTGTAGCGTAAATCTTCTTAAGATTTCAAATGACTTAAGGCTACTAAATTCTGGTCCTCGTGGTGGAATAGGAGAAATGATTCTTCCTAATATGCAGGCTGGTTCAACAATTATGCCAGGAAAAATTAACCCTGTTATTCCTGAAATGGTTGCACAGGTCAGTTTAAGAGTAATTGCTAATGATAGCGCTATTACTATGGCAAGTTCCATGGGGCAATTGGAGCTAAATGCATTTACTCCACTTATAGCAGAATCCTTGCTTGAATCTCTAGAGCTTCTTGATAGAAGCGTGACGATTTTTAAAGATAAATGTATAACTGGACTTAAAGTAAATAAGGATAGATGTTTAGAAAACTTAGAGAAATCATTAGTTTCTGCAACTGCTTTAGTTCCCCATTTAGGTTATGATAAAGCTAGCTCAATATCAAAAAAAGCTTTAGCTACCGGAAAAACCATAAGAGAAATTCTATTAGAAGAACAGATATTGCCTGATGAGATTATCGATAAGATATTATGTCCATCTGAATTAATAAAAACTAATATCCCTGGAAAATAA
- a CDS encoding NADH dehydrogenase FAD-containing subunit, with protein MSKKNIVILGAGYGGVHTAKILSKKYKKNNDIEITLIDRNPIHTLMTELHEVAGGRVEPDSVQVDLRKIFHGSKVNIVTEEVKNVDVNKQVLVTEFSEYKYDYLILGTGSEPTYFGIPGVQEHGFSLWSLDNAIKIRHHIKNMFKLASKERNEQKRQAMLTFAVAGAGFTGIEMTGELIEWKKKLCKEYNVDQNDVKLMVVEALGNILNILDDKMALKAEKYMIKHKVEILKNAAITEVTPNEVSLKDGRKISTRTLIWTCGVQGNSFAKSFGLALNNRGRINTNEFMQSLDKENVYSVGDAAFLEEGKSKGLPQIVEASLQTAATAAHNIIADIDKTDKKAFKSNYHGFMVSIGSHYAVADVGGMKLTGIFATAMKHLVNLHYLFGVGGFYLIFRYLFHEFFDIKERRSVLGGHLSAKSPSIWLIPLRLYIGSMWVLEGLKKLIGEETFAKASGLHKITSGIGSDSWFLNGNIKMPFQWLHVAADGTASASVEATTTTASNALPSPILSGMPGFFEAIMKVLIPNPEVAVWFQRIVVCTEIGIGLCLLAGLFTWLASAASAFLAVNFVLSAMAGYDILWYFFGAIALMAGAGKSFGLDYFVMPWLGKQLENFWFGKQKPLYKNGTSVYDNETSANL; from the coding sequence ATGTCAAAAAAGAATATTGTCATTTTAGGAGCAGGTTATGGCGGTGTACATACTGCAAAAATTTTAAGTAAAAAATATAAAAAAAATAATGATATAGAAATTACCCTAATTGATAGAAATCCAATTCATACACTAATGACTGAGCTACATGAGGTAGCTGGTGGAAGAGTAGAACCTGATTCAGTACAAGTTGATTTAAGAAAGATATTTCACGGTTCTAAAGTAAATATTGTCACTGAGGAAGTAAAAAATGTAGATGTTAACAAGCAAGTTTTAGTTACAGAATTCAGTGAGTATAAATATGATTATTTAATCTTAGGTACAGGAAGCGAACCAACATATTTCGGAATACCAGGGGTTCAGGAACATGGATTTTCTCTTTGGTCATTAGATAATGCAATTAAAATAAGACATCACATTAAAAATATGTTCAAGCTTGCTAGCAAAGAAAGAAATGAACAAAAAAGACAAGCTATGCTTACATTTGCAGTTGCAGGTGCCGGATTTACAGGTATAGAGATGACTGGCGAACTTATTGAGTGGAAAAAGAAACTTTGCAAGGAATATAATGTGGATCAAAATGACGTTAAATTAATGGTAGTAGAAGCATTAGGAAATATTCTTAATATTTTAGATGATAAAATGGCGTTAAAAGCAGAAAAATATATGATTAAACATAAGGTTGAGATATTAAAGAATGCTGCCATTACAGAAGTTACTCCAAATGAAGTAAGTCTTAAAGATGGAAGAAAAATCTCAACTAGAACATTGATTTGGACTTGTGGTGTACAGGGAAATTCCTTCGCTAAAAGTTTTGGACTAGCTTTAAACAATAGAGGTAGAATAAATACTAATGAATTTATGCAATCACTTGATAAAGAAAATGTTTATAGCGTTGGTGATGCAGCTTTCCTAGAAGAAGGAAAATCTAAGGGATTACCTCAAATAGTTGAAGCCTCACTTCAAACTGCTGCAACTGCAGCACATAACATTATAGCAGATATTGATAAGACTGATAAAAAAGCATTTAAATCAAACTATCATGGGTTTATGGTTTCAATCGGAAGTCATTATGCTGTTGCAGATGTAGGTGGAATGAAGCTTACAGGAATCTTTGCTACTGCAATGAAACATTTAGTGAATTTACATTATTTATTTGGTGTTGGCGGATTTTACTTGATTTTTAGATACCTATTCCATGAATTCTTTGATATTAAGGAAAGACGCTCTGTACTAGGAGGACATTTATCTGCTAAATCTCCATCAATATGGCTAATTCCTTTAAGATTATACATTGGTTCAATGTGGGTACTAGAAGGATTGAAAAAGTTAATTGGTGAAGAAACTTTTGCAAAAGCTTCAGGACTTCATAAAATAACTTCCGGAATCGGATCAGATAGCTGGTTTTTAAATGGAAATATTAAAATGCCTTTTCAATGGTTACATGTTGCTGCAGATGGTACAGCTAGCGCTTCTGTAGAAGCAACTACGACTACTGCATCTAATGCATTACCTTCACCGATATTAAGTGGTATGCCAGGATTTTTTGAGGCAATTATGAAGGTCTTAATACCAAATCCTGAAGTTGCAGTTTGGTTCCAAAGAATAGTTGTATGTACAGAAATAGGTATAGGTTTATGCCTTCTTGCTGGATTATTTACTTGGCTTGCAAGTGCAGCCTCAGCATTCTTAGCTGTAAACTTTGTTTTATCAGCAATGGCTGGATATGATATACTTTGGTACTTCTTTGGAGCAATAGCTCTTATGGCTGGTGCAGGAAAATCTTTTGGACTTGATTACTTTGTAATGCCTTGGCTAGGTAAGCAATTAGAAAATTTTTGGTTTGGTAAACAAAAGCCATTATATAAGAATGGAACCTCAGTATATGACAATGAGACTTCAGCTAATCTTTAA
- a CDS encoding heptaprenyl diphosphate synthase: MTKTRKMIFLSLLVAQALVLHIFESMIPVPFITPGAKLGLANIITVVSLYLFGEIETFLVIIVRLLLSAMLGGSISSLLYSIAGAVFSFIIMVLIKRVGKDNVSLIGISTAGSAFHNIGQITIAALIVQNVNVSLYLPILTMSGIGTGFFVGLTSRYILNHLNKINVTTKLFDDKG; the protein is encoded by the coding sequence ATGACAAAAACTCGAAAGATGATATTCTTATCCTTGCTTGTGGCACAAGCACTGGTGCTTCATATATTTGAATCAATGATACCAGTACCATTTATAACACCGGGTGCAAAACTTGGGTTAGCTAATATTATTACTGTTGTGTCACTATATTTATTTGGAGAAATAGAAACTTTCCTAGTTATTATAGTTAGGTTGCTGCTTTCAGCTATGCTTGGTGGAAGCATATCTAGTCTATTATATAGCATTGCTGGGGCAGTATTTAGCTTTATTATAATGGTATTAATCAAGAGAGTAGGGAAAGACAATGTAAGTCTAATAGGCATTAGTACGGCAGGGTCAGCGTTTCATAACATAGGTCAAATTACTATAGCTGCATTGATAGTTCAAAATGTAAATGTAAGTTTATATCTACCCATTTTAACAATGTCAGGAATAGGAACAGGTTTTTTTGTTGGTTTAACTTCTAGATATATTTTAAACCACTTAAATAAGATAAACGTAACTACTAAATTATTTGACGATAAAGGGTGA
- a CDS encoding heptaprenyl diphosphate synthase, translating into MDEFWNEYPIVKNDLEEVIKIMNKNIKCKEKLVENTILELINSGGKLLRPAFLIIAARFGVFKEEEIYHLAAVLEMLHMATLVHDDIVDDSKLRRGTETIQAKYGKDYAVYIGDFLFCRCFKILSEHSTLKNIKVDSNVMSRICMGEIEQFSSKYNKRVSVRKYLKRISAKTAELFALSFYSGAMASKCDDKLRRKLSNIGHNIGMAFQIIDDILDYTGDEMIVGKSIGIDIKQGIYTLPLIYALEKKNIDLSTILDKDSYDENDLRDIADIVKEFRGIEKSKVLAERYTNRAFNLINTLPDSENKNILLKTTEKLLVRFY; encoded by the coding sequence ATGGATGAATTTTGGAATGAATATCCAATTGTAAAAAATGACTTAGAAGAAGTTATTAAAATAATGAACAAAAATATTAAGTGTAAAGAAAAGCTTGTTGAAAATACAATTTTAGAACTTATAAATTCGGGTGGGAAGCTTCTTAGGCCAGCATTTTTGATTATTGCTGCAAGATTTGGTGTCTTTAAGGAGGAAGAGATTTATCATCTGGCGGCTGTGCTTGAGATGCTTCATATGGCTACTTTGGTTCATGATGACATAGTAGATGATTCTAAACTTAGAAGAGGAACTGAAACCATTCAGGCTAAATATGGTAAAGATTATGCAGTATACATAGGGGATTTTTTGTTCTGTAGATGCTTTAAAATTTTATCTGAGCATTCTACTTTAAAAAATATTAAAGTGGACTCAAATGTTATGTCTAGAATATGCATGGGGGAAATAGAACAATTCTCATCTAAGTACAATAAACGAGTATCTGTAAGAAAATATTTAAAAAGAATATCTGCAAAGACTGCTGAGCTTTTTGCTTTAAGTTTTTATAGTGGAGCCATGGCAAGCAAATGTGATGATAAACTACGCAGAAAACTGTCAAATATCGGACATAATATAGGTATGGCTTTTCAAATAATTGATGATATTTTAGATTATACAGGGGATGAAATGATAGTTGGAAAGTCTATAGGTATTGACATAAAACAAGGTATTTATACGCTGCCACTAATATATGCTCTTGAGAAAAAAAATATTGATTTATCCACAATTCTTGATAAAGACTCCTATGACGAAAATGATCTTAGAGACATTGCTGATATAGTAAAAGAATTTAGGGGTATTGAAAAATCTAAAGTATTAGCTGAAAGATACACTAATAGAGCGTTTAATTTAATTAATACTCTACCAGACAGTGAAAATAAAAATATCTTATTAAAGACAACAGAAAAGTTATTAGTAAGATTTTATTAA
- a CDS encoding acyl-CoA thioesterase, with the protein MFQKLKWKFILLLSIVSTVTFIIGLSSALSISSSPPKEMANTDTKTEKPKNEESDPNYYNMLVLGDSLAKGTGDEKGLGFTGYFSDYWKSKISKEIKINNLAINGDVSSGLLSVVQDSQTLADIDGSDMIFISIGGNEISKLKNMDITSSTTKLKDMEDTYLANLKSIFKIIRTNNPSSMVIFIGLYNPFGNELTSDKVSILNEWNYQSQQLVSLDSNALFIPTYDLFKYNTQSYLAADDFHPNSAGYEAISDRIVEALKNYKLTH; encoded by the coding sequence ATGTTTCAAAAACTAAAATGGAAATTCATTTTATTATTATCTATAGTTTCTACTGTAACCTTTATTATTGGTTTATCATCAGCATTATCAATAAGTTCTTCCCCTCCTAAAGAAATGGCAAATACTGATACTAAAACTGAAAAGCCTAAAAATGAAGAATCTGACCCAAATTATTACAATATGTTAGTTCTTGGAGATTCACTTGCAAAAGGGACTGGAGATGAAAAAGGCCTTGGTTTTACAGGTTACTTCTCAGATTACTGGAAAAGTAAGATTTCAAAGGAAATTAAAATAAATAACCTTGCAATAAATGGAGATGTGTCTAGTGGGCTTTTAAGTGTAGTACAAGATTCGCAAACCTTAGCTGATATTGACGGTTCAGATATGATATTTATATCTATAGGCGGTAATGAAATAAGTAAACTTAAAAATATGGATATAACTTCATCTACGACTAAGTTAAAGGATATGGAAGATACTTATTTAGCTAATTTAAAATCCATATTCAAAATAATTAGAACTAATAATCCATCATCTATGGTAATTTTCATTGGACTATATAATCCATTTGGAAATGAACTTACATCGGATAAGGTAAGTATTTTAAATGAATGGAATTACCAAAGTCAGCAGCTTGTATCATTAGATTCAAATGCACTTTTTATTCCAACCTACGATCTTTTCAAATATAATACGCAAAGTTATTTAGCAGCAGATGATTTTCATCCTAATAGTGCTGGATATGAAGCCATTTCTGATAGAATAGTTGAAGCATTGAAAAATTATAAACTAACTCACTAG
- a CDS encoding IS1182 family transposase, with protein sequence MYKIKKSYTKDYNEFNDNFQLILPLNLENLIPEDDSVRLLSHVLEGLDYRKLYKAYSSVGRKPAVEPKIMFKIISYAYSQNVYSSRKIEKACKRDINFRWLLQGCKAPDHATISRFRKDYLSNEVIEELFYQQVNYLADQNEVLFENVFIDGTKIEANANRYTFVWKKAIYKNEEKMFNKILTLVENVNLEELKEFSIQKETLINDLDKILEWLLYEKEKRNIEFVHGIGKRKTTIQKWIEQLFEYKERQEKYNFSKTIFSNRNSYSKTDPDATFMHMKDDHMRNGQLKPAYNVQIAVESEYVTGVGIFDDRNDIATLIPMLNNMQEKIGRKYLNVIADSGYESEENYLFLEYNNQTPYIKPQTYEKWKKRSFKNDISKRENMQYDAESDFYVCNNGRKLIPTSIIHRKSASGYKSEVTVYECESCDNCVHKEKCTKAKGNRKMQVSKTFVEKREISYRNITTEIGAKLRMNRSIQVEGAFGVLKSDYEFNRFLTRGKNSVKTEFILLCFGYNINKLHSKIQNGRTQKHLHELKQSA encoded by the coding sequence ATGTACAAAATAAAGAAATCATACACTAAAGATTATAATGAATTTAATGATAATTTTCAACTTATATTACCATTAAATTTGGAAAATTTAATACCAGAAGATGATTCTGTTCGCTTGCTAAGCCACGTATTGGAGGGATTAGATTACAGAAAGTTGTATAAGGCGTACTCTTCCGTTGGAAGAAAACCGGCAGTGGAACCCAAAATCATGTTCAAAATAATATCGTATGCGTATTCTCAAAATGTTTATTCAAGTAGAAAAATAGAAAAAGCATGTAAAAGAGATATAAATTTTAGATGGCTGCTTCAAGGATGCAAAGCCCCTGATCATGCTACAATTAGTAGATTTCGAAAAGATTATCTTTCAAATGAAGTAATTGAAGAATTATTTTATCAGCAAGTTAATTATTTAGCTGATCAAAATGAAGTATTATTTGAAAATGTATTTATTGATGGTACTAAAATCGAGGCGAATGCCAATCGATATACTTTTGTTTGGAAGAAAGCCATTTACAAAAATGAAGAGAAAATGTTTAATAAAATTCTTACTCTTGTTGAAAATGTCAATCTTGAAGAATTGAAAGAATTTAGTATTCAAAAAGAAACATTGATAAATGATCTCGATAAAATTCTCGAATGGCTTTTATATGAAAAAGAGAAGAGAAACATAGAATTTGTTCATGGAATTGGTAAGAGAAAAACTACAATTCAGAAATGGATAGAGCAACTATTTGAATATAAAGAGAGACAAGAAAAATATAATTTCAGTAAAACCATATTCTCAAATAGAAATAGTTATTCTAAAACTGATCCAGACGCAACTTTCATGCATATGAAAGATGATCATATGAGAAATGGTCAATTAAAGCCAGCATATAATGTACAAATTGCAGTTGAAAGCGAATACGTGACCGGTGTCGGAATATTTGATGATAGAAATGACATAGCAACACTAATACCTATGCTTAATAATATGCAAGAAAAAATTGGTCGTAAATATCTTAATGTGATTGCAGATTCGGGTTATGAAAGCGAAGAAAATTATTTATTTTTAGAATACAATAATCAGACCCCATACATAAAGCCGCAAACTTATGAAAAGTGGAAAAAAAGAAGTTTCAAAAATGATATAAGTAAGCGAGAAAATATGCAATATGATGCTGAATCAGATTTTTATGTTTGCAATAATGGTAGAAAGTTGATTCCGACCTCTATTATTCATAGAAAATCCGCCAGTGGATACAAATCAGAAGTTACTGTTTATGAGTGTGAAAGCTGTGATAATTGTGTTCATAAAGAAAAATGTACAAAAGCAAAAGGAAATAGAAAGATGCAGGTTTCGAAAACTTTTGTAGAAAAGCGTGAAATATCTTATAGAAATATTACAACTGAAATTGGAGCTAAATTAAGAATGAACAGATCTATTCAGGTCGAAGGAGCATTTGGAGTTCTAAAAAGTGACTATGAATTCAATAGATTTTTAACACGTGGAAAAAATAGTGTAAAAACTGAATTTATTTTGCTTTGTTTTGGTTATAACATTAACAAATTGCATTCAAAAATCCAAAACGGAAGAACTCAAAAACATCTTCATGAATTAAAACAATCTGCCTAA
- a CDS encoding FAD:protein FMN transferase: MIKKILAIGMSALLIISMVSCSKEDEKVDKYATKMDTIMHLTAYGPNASKAIEAAFNRVDEIENMASSSISTSDVNKINEAAGKEYVNVHPEVIKIIKTSIEYSKISNGAFDITVSPLIKLWGIGTPDERIPTDSEIEEKVAFVGYNNISINDADNSVKLMKAGMAIDLGGVAKGFTADEIIKVLKKHEVNSAIINLGGSSIYTLGEKPDKTLWSIAIQNPRKEKNEGNIGIVNLNQDALSTSGDYQRFFIKNGKRYHHILDPANGYPAEAGVMSDTILVDSSIADCNMIADILTKITFVSGVDKGFKIIDSLEGISCMVVTTDFKIYKSSRWDTKMEDLSTEFTMAN, encoded by the coding sequence ATGATAAAAAAGATATTAGCTATTGGAATGAGCGCACTTTTAATTATATCAATGGTTTCATGTTCAAAAGAAGATGAAAAAGTTGATAAATATGCTACTAAAATGGACACTATTATGCATTTAACAGCTTATGGTCCTAATGCCAGCAAAGCAATAGAGGCAGCTTTTAATAGAGTAGATGAAATTGAAAATATGGCAAGCAGCTCAATTAGCACCAGTGATGTTAATAAGATAAACGAAGCTGCAGGGAAAGAATACGTAAATGTACATCCAGAGGTTATTAAGATTATAAAAACTTCAATAGAATACTCTAAGATAAGCAATGGAGCTTTCGATATAACAGTAAGTCCACTTATAAAACTGTGGGGAATTGGTACACCTGATGAGAGAATACCAACGGATTCCGAAATCGAGGAGAAAGTAGCTTTTGTAGGTTACAACAATATCAGTATTAATGATGCTGATAATAGTGTTAAACTTATGAAAGCAGGTATGGCTATAGATCTTGGAGGAGTTGCTAAGGGCTTTACAGCAGATGAGATTATAAAAGTTTTAAAAAAACATGAGGTTAATAGCGCCATTATAAATCTTGGTGGGAGCTCTATATATACACTTGGAGAAAAACCTGATAAAACCTTATGGTCAATTGCAATTCAAAACCCAAGAAAGGAAAAAAATGAAGGTAATATTGGTATAGTTAATCTGAATCAGGATGCACTTTCTACATCTGGAGATTATCAGAGATTTTTTATAAAAAATGGCAAACGCTATCATCACATATTGGATCCAGCTAATGGATACCCAGCAGAGGCAGGGGTTATGAGTGATACTATACTTGTTGACAGCAGTATAGCTGATTGTAATATGATTGCAGACATTCTTACAAAGATTACTTTTGTAAGCGGAGTGGACAAAGGATTTAAAATTATTGATAGTCTTGAAGGCATCTCATGCATGGTTGTAACTACAGATTTTAAAATTTACAAATCTTCAAGGTGGGATACTAAAATGGAAGATTTAAGTACTGAATTTACTATGGCAAATTAA